In Synechococcus sp. UW69, a single genomic region encodes these proteins:
- the pheT gene encoding phenylalanine--tRNA ligase subunit beta has protein sequence MRVSISWLKQLVQVNESVDDLSERLSMAGFEVDDVDDLSARAQGVVVGHVLERDKHPNADKLSVCSVDVGAQEPIQIVCGASNVRAGIHVPVAMVGATLPAVGLTIKAGELRGVASNGMICSLTELGLTEQSDGIAILDELQATLPATGAPVAPLLGLDDTVLELAITANRPDGLSMVGIAREVAALTGGSLSLPQLDLDPSTTPLTTELDGCFYSITRIEGVDGSKQSPTWLQQRLERGGVNSVNAVVDVTNLVMLEQGQPLHAFDADALEQLTGQPVDAQSFAVRPARDGETFVGLDDQKRSLDSRVQVVTCHDRPVAVAGVMGSLESGVTAQTRNIWLESALFAPPRVRQSARALGLRTDASSRYEKGLPVEMTLACSARASALLNKELACTETGRWVGGDGPAEPAPVMLRRNALHQLLGPLVGPDGAEDLDDRSIETCLTALGCQLSALDEGWQVIAPPSRRQDLQREVDLIEEVARLVGFDRFGTHLPDPLEPGVLTPRQQAERRLRQLFCATGLQEVTTLSLVPSSEQEQRIAISNPLLADTSHLRTNLWEEHLQICVRNLKASQRGCSVFEIGNTYSGSAEAVNQTAVLGGVICGDRRLSIWRTSGKPQAPDYFQARGVLTRVMETLQLELSDHRLSDDPRLHPGRAATLVLEGRPLGCFGQLHPALAEELDLPEATYLFELDLTRLLDAATRSNRWTPSFKAYPTVPFSERDLAVVVDRSSAAADLIQAIRKAGKPLLEQVELVDRFEGAQLGDNKVSQAFRLRYRGKNETLTDDKIQPVHDKVRAALSKQFQAELRS, from the coding sequence ATGCGGGTATCCATCTCCTGGCTGAAACAGCTGGTCCAGGTGAATGAATCCGTGGACGATCTGTCGGAGCGTCTCTCCATGGCGGGCTTTGAGGTGGACGACGTTGATGACCTCAGCGCGCGCGCCCAGGGCGTGGTGGTCGGACACGTGCTCGAACGGGACAAACACCCCAATGCCGACAAGCTCAGCGTCTGCAGCGTCGATGTCGGTGCCCAGGAGCCGATCCAGATCGTCTGTGGTGCCAGCAATGTTCGCGCCGGCATTCATGTTCCAGTCGCCATGGTCGGAGCGACCCTCCCCGCCGTTGGTTTGACGATCAAGGCCGGCGAACTCCGCGGAGTTGCCAGCAACGGGATGATCTGCTCCCTAACGGAACTGGGCCTGACGGAGCAATCCGACGGCATCGCCATCCTTGATGAGCTCCAGGCAACGCTGCCTGCGACGGGTGCACCAGTGGCACCACTGCTGGGCCTTGATGACACCGTCTTGGAGCTGGCGATCACCGCCAATCGCCCCGACGGCCTGTCCATGGTGGGTATTGCTCGCGAGGTGGCGGCCCTGACCGGTGGGAGCTTGAGCCTGCCCCAGCTGGATCTTGATCCGAGCACCACACCGCTGACCACGGAACTGGATGGCTGCTTTTACTCGATCACCAGGATCGAGGGCGTGGATGGCTCCAAGCAGTCACCGACCTGGTTGCAGCAGCGGCTTGAGCGCGGTGGTGTGAACAGCGTGAATGCAGTGGTCGACGTCACCAATCTGGTGATGCTGGAGCAGGGGCAGCCCCTCCATGCCTTTGATGCCGATGCGCTGGAACAACTAACAGGGCAACCGGTGGATGCCCAGAGTTTTGCCGTCCGTCCCGCTCGCGACGGGGAAACCTTTGTGGGTCTGGATGATCAGAAGCGCAGCCTCGACAGCCGCGTTCAGGTCGTCACCTGCCATGACCGTCCTGTGGCCGTCGCGGGGGTCATGGGGAGTCTCGAGAGTGGGGTGACCGCCCAGACACGGAATATCTGGCTGGAATCCGCCCTGTTTGCACCGCCGCGGGTTCGCCAGTCCGCCCGGGCCCTCGGGTTGCGAACGGATGCCAGCAGCCGTTACGAAAAAGGCTTGCCCGTAGAGATGACCCTGGCTTGTTCGGCTCGGGCCTCTGCGTTGTTAAACAAGGAGTTGGCCTGCACCGAGACGGGCCGCTGGGTTGGTGGGGATGGTCCTGCTGAACCCGCACCAGTGATGTTGCGGCGCAATGCACTGCATCAACTGCTTGGCCCTCTCGTCGGGCCGGATGGCGCTGAAGATCTAGACGACCGCAGCATCGAGACCTGTTTGACAGCCTTGGGCTGTCAACTCTCAGCCCTTGACGAGGGGTGGCAGGTCATAGCGCCACCCTCAAGACGCCAAGACCTGCAGCGTGAAGTTGATCTGATTGAAGAAGTTGCGCGTCTGGTCGGCTTCGACCGTTTCGGAACTCATCTGCCTGATCCGCTGGAACCAGGTGTACTGACACCGCGCCAGCAGGCGGAACGGCGCTTACGGCAGCTGTTCTGTGCGACGGGCCTTCAGGAAGTGACCACCCTGTCGCTTGTTCCGAGTTCAGAGCAAGAACAGCGCATCGCCATCAGTAACCCTTTGTTGGCCGATACCAGCCATCTGCGCACCAATCTCTGGGAGGAACATCTTCAGATCTGCGTGCGCAACCTGAAGGCATCCCAGCGCGGGTGTTCCGTCTTCGAGATCGGCAACACCTACAGCGGATCAGCTGAAGCGGTGAACCAAACAGCTGTACTCGGTGGCGTGATTTGCGGAGATCGCCGCCTCTCCATCTGGAGAACCAGTGGGAAGCCACAGGCACCGGACTATTTCCAGGCCCGTGGTGTTCTGACCCGGGTGATGGAAACCCTGCAACTTGAGCTGTCTGATCATCGCTTATCTGACGATCCACGACTGCATCCCGGCCGGGCCGCCACCCTGGTCCTGGAGGGTCGTCCCCTCGGCTGTTTCGGTCAACTCCACCCTGCCCTGGCTGAGGAGCTGGATCTTCCCGAAGCGACATATCTGTTTGAACTTGATCTGACGCGTCTGTTGGATGCCGCCACCCGCAGCAACCGCTGGACCCCGTCCTTCAAGGCATACCCAACCGTGCCCTTCAGTGAGCGGGATCTTGCCGTCGTCGTCGATCGTTCCAGTGCAGCTGCGGACCTGATTCAAGCCATCCGCAAAGCGGGCAAGCCTCTGCTGGAGCAGGTGGAGTTGGTGGATCGGTTTGAAGGTGCGCAACTCGGTGATAACAAGGTCAGCCAGGCCTTTCGTCTGCGCTATCGCGGCAAGAACGAAACCTTGACTGACGACAAAATCCAGCCGGTGCACGACAAGGTGCGGGCTGCATTAAGCAAGCAGTTTCAGGCCGAGCTCAGGAGCTGA